A window of the Halobacterium hubeiense genome harbors these coding sequences:
- the trpG gene encoding anthranilate synthase component II, protein MNVLFVDNFDSFTYNLVEYVSEQTIDGERPETTVLKNTASIEDVRDADPDAIVISPGPGHPKNERDVGVTAAVLRDVSPDVPTLGVCLGMEAAVYEYGGTVDRAPEPMHGKTSPVEHDGRGVFDGIEQGFPAARYHSLACGAIPDCFEVSARTDHDGTELAMAVRHEQHPITCVQFHPESVLTAAGHDLVENFLAGVPQ, encoded by the coding sequence ATGAACGTCCTCTTCGTCGATAACTTCGACTCGTTCACGTACAACCTCGTGGAGTACGTCTCCGAGCAGACAATCGACGGCGAGCGCCCGGAGACGACCGTCTTGAAGAACACCGCGAGTATCGAGGACGTACGCGACGCGGACCCGGACGCCATCGTCATCAGTCCCGGCCCCGGCCACCCGAAGAACGAGCGCGACGTCGGCGTCACCGCGGCCGTGCTCCGCGACGTGAGTCCGGACGTGCCGACGCTCGGCGTCTGTCTCGGGATGGAGGCCGCGGTCTACGAGTACGGCGGAACGGTGGACCGCGCGCCCGAGCCGATGCACGGCAAGACCAGCCCCGTCGAGCACGACGGCCGCGGCGTCTTCGACGGCATCGAGCAGGGGTTCCCGGCGGCCCGCTACCACTCGCTGGCCTGCGGCGCAATTCCGGACTGCTTCGAGGTCTCGGCGCGCACCGACCACGACGGCACCGAGCTCGCGATGGCCGTGCGCCACGAACAACACCCGATTACGTGCGTGCAGTTCCACCCCGAGAGCGTGCTCACCGCCGCGGGCCACGACCTCGTGGAGAACTTCCTGGCGGGCGTCCCCCAGTAG
- the trpE gene encoding anthranilate synthase component I, with protein MDTTRGEFADLAADGPAVVRVAADLDVGVSPLSAYATLTEGEYGFLLESAEKTSASDPDGAFRPSDATEDRHARYSFVGYDPAAVVTAHPDGTEVQALRDDRVTEFLDAGDGDVLDQLRGALPDVERRGFPDEDRQLLDGGLVGFLAYDAVYDLWLEEVSVERPETPLPDAEFVLTTRTLVFDRATDTVSLVFTPLVGEGDDPDAVYDALVAEAERVQRELADAEEPEFGGFRVTDERAGARDEYEDSVEKAKEAVLDGEVYQAVVSRTRELDGDVDPRGLYAALRDVNPSPYMFLLSHDDRTVVGASPETLVAVHDDTVLNNPIAGTCPRGSSPVEDRRLAGEMLADEKERAEHTMLVDLSRNDVRRVSEPGSVRVPEFMRVLKYSHVQHIESTVTGTLRDDHDAFDATRASFPAGTLSGAPKVRAMEHIHALEASPRGIYGGGVGYFSWNGDAEFAITIRSATISHGNEQDTLRVRAGAGIVADSGPSAEFDETEAKMDGVLAAVERIREDVETPEVEG; from the coding sequence CTGGACACCACCCGCGGCGAGTTCGCCGACCTCGCGGCCGACGGTCCCGCGGTCGTCCGCGTCGCCGCCGACCTCGACGTCGGCGTCTCGCCGCTGTCGGCGTACGCCACGCTCACCGAGGGCGAGTACGGCTTCCTGCTGGAGAGCGCGGAGAAGACGTCCGCGAGCGACCCCGACGGCGCGTTCCGGCCGTCGGACGCGACCGAGGACCGCCACGCGCGCTACTCGTTCGTCGGCTACGACCCCGCGGCCGTCGTCACCGCCCACCCCGACGGAACGGAGGTGCAGGCGCTTCGCGACGACCGCGTCACGGAGTTCTTGGACGCCGGCGACGGCGACGTGCTCGACCAGCTCCGCGGCGCGCTCCCCGACGTCGAGCGCCGCGGGTTCCCCGACGAGGACCGTCAGCTGCTCGACGGCGGGCTCGTCGGCTTCCTCGCGTACGACGCCGTCTACGACCTCTGGCTCGAAGAGGTGAGCGTCGAGCGCCCGGAGACTCCGCTGCCGGACGCCGAGTTCGTGCTGACGACGCGCACGCTCGTCTTCGACCGCGCGACCGACACCGTCTCGCTGGTGTTCACGCCGCTCGTCGGTGAGGGCGACGACCCCGACGCGGTCTACGACGCACTCGTCGCGGAAGCCGAGCGCGTGCAGCGCGAACTCGCTGACGCGGAAGAGCCGGAGTTCGGCGGCTTCCGCGTCACCGACGAGCGGGCGGGCGCCCGCGACGAGTACGAGGACAGCGTCGAGAAAGCGAAAGAAGCCGTCCTCGACGGGGAAGTGTATCAGGCGGTCGTCTCGCGCACGCGCGAACTCGACGGCGACGTCGACCCGCGCGGCCTCTACGCCGCCCTGCGCGACGTCAACCCCTCGCCGTACATGTTCCTGCTCTCGCACGACGACCGCACTGTCGTCGGCGCGAGCCCCGAGACGCTGGTCGCCGTTCACGACGACACCGTGCTCAACAACCCCATCGCGGGCACCTGCCCGCGGGGGTCCAGCCCCGTCGAGGACCGGCGGCTCGCCGGCGAGATGCTCGCCGACGAGAAGGAGCGCGCCGAGCACACGATGCTCGTGGACCTCTCGCGGAACGACGTGCGCCGCGTCAGCGAACCCGGGAGCGTGCGCGTCCCCGAGTTCATGCGCGTGCTCAAGTACAGCCACGTCCAGCACATCGAGTCCACGGTGACGGGAACGCTGCGCGATGACCACGACGCCTTCGACGCCACCCGCGCGTCCTTCCCCGCGGGCACGCTCTCGGGCGCGCCGAAGGTCCGCGCGATGGAGCACATCCACGCGCTGGAGGCGTCGCCCCGTGGCATCTACGGCGGCGGCGTCGGCTACTTCTCGTGGAACGGCGACGCCGAGTTCGCCATCACGATTCGGTCCGCGACAATCAGTCACGGGAACGAACAGGATACCCTCCGCGTGCGCGCCGGCGCGGGCATCGTCGCGGACAGCGGCCCCTCGGCGGAGTTCGACGAGACGGAGGCGAAGATGGACGGCGTGCTCGCGGCCGTCGAGCGCATCCGCGAGGACGTCGAGACGCCGGAGGTGGAGGGATGA
- a CDS encoding phosphoribosylanthranilate isomerase, whose amino-acid sequence MTRAKVCGLTNEPDLRAAVDAGADAVGFIADVPVDTPREVSIEQAADLAAAAPPFVTTVLVTMPEAPERALELAERVNPDAVQLHGDLSVGDVERVAENTRAAVLKTVDAEDSEGARYDDAADALLVDSVDAEGAGGTGRTHDWDATREFADSVDSPVVLAGGLTPENVAEAVATVEPFAVDVASGVEKTGGEKDHDAVRRFVASATERREVEA is encoded by the coding sequence ATGACGCGCGCGAAAGTCTGTGGTCTCACGAACGAGCCCGACCTCCGCGCGGCCGTCGATGCGGGCGCGGACGCCGTCGGATTCATCGCGGACGTGCCCGTGGACACGCCCCGCGAGGTGAGCATCGAGCAGGCGGCGGACCTCGCGGCCGCCGCGCCGCCGTTCGTGACGACGGTGCTCGTGACGATGCCCGAGGCGCCCGAGCGCGCACTCGAACTCGCCGAGCGCGTGAACCCGGACGCCGTCCAACTGCACGGCGACCTCTCCGTGGGCGATGTGGAGCGCGTCGCAGAAAACACTCGCGCGGCGGTCCTGAAGACCGTCGACGCGGAGGACTCCGAGGGCGCGCGCTACGACGACGCCGCCGACGCGCTGCTCGTGGACTCCGTGGACGCGGAGGGCGCGGGCGGCACCGGGCGTACGCACGACTGGGACGCGACCCGAGAGTTCGCCGACAGCGTTGACTCGCCGGTCGTGCTCGCGGGCGGGCTGACGCCCGAGAACGTCGCCGAGGCCGTCGCGACCGTCGAGCCGTTCGCGGTGGACGTCGCGTCCGGCGTCGAGAAGACGGGCGGCGAGAAGGACCACGACGCAGTCCGGCGGTTCGTCGCGAGCGCGACGGAGCGCCGGGAGGTGGAGGCGTGA
- the trpD gene encoding anthranilate phosphoribosyltransferase, with translation MEEYIERVTAGEDLTLDEARDAVTRLFEDATDAEIGALLAALRAKGETETEIAGFAQGMRDAANTIDPDREPLVDTCGTGGDDYDTINVSTTSTMVAAGAGVPVAKHGNYSVSSSSGSSDVLEEVGVDLDASPEAVEERIEDDGIGYMHAPAFHPAMKAVIGPRRELGIRTIFNVLGPLTNPAGADAQVVGVYDPDLVPVLARALSHMGVDRALVVHGDGLDEFALHGESVVAELDDGDIEEYTVTPADFGLEEAPIEDVSGGTPEENARDLRGIVTGDVTGPKRDIILANAGAAIYVAGEAHSLEAGAERAAEAIDSGAAEETLETLRDPATATR, from the coding sequence ATGGAGGAATACATCGAGCGCGTCACCGCCGGCGAGGACCTCACCCTCGACGAAGCGCGTGACGCCGTCACCCGGCTGTTCGAGGACGCGACAGACGCGGAAATCGGCGCGCTGCTCGCCGCGCTCCGCGCGAAAGGCGAGACCGAGACCGAAATCGCGGGGTTCGCGCAGGGGATGCGCGACGCCGCCAACACCATCGACCCGGACCGCGAGCCGCTGGTCGACACGTGCGGCACCGGCGGCGACGACTACGACACCATCAACGTCTCCACGACGTCCACGATGGTCGCCGCGGGCGCCGGTGTCCCGGTCGCGAAGCACGGCAACTACTCCGTCTCCTCGTCGTCTGGGAGTTCTGACGTCCTCGAAGAAGTCGGGGTCGACCTCGACGCCAGCCCCGAAGCGGTCGAGGAGCGCATCGAGGACGACGGCATCGGCTACATGCACGCGCCCGCGTTCCACCCCGCGATGAAGGCGGTCATCGGCCCGCGCCGCGAACTCGGCATCCGCACCATCTTCAACGTGCTCGGGCCGCTGACGAACCCCGCGGGCGCGGACGCGCAGGTCGTGGGCGTCTACGACCCCGACCTCGTGCCTGTGCTCGCTCGCGCGCTCTCGCACATGGGCGTCGACCGCGCGCTCGTCGTCCACGGCGACGGCCTCGACGAGTTCGCGCTCCACGGCGAGTCCGTCGTCGCCGAACTCGACGACGGCGACATCGAGGAGTACACCGTCACGCCCGCGGACTTCGGGCTGGAGGAGGCGCCCATCGAGGACGTCTCCGGCGGCACGCCCGAGGAGAACGCCCGCGACCTCCGCGGCATCGTCACCGGCGACGTCACCGGCCCGAAGCGCGACATCATCCTCGCGAACGCGGGCGCGGCCATCTACGTCGCCGGCGAGGCCCACTCGCTCGAAGCAGGCGCCGAGCGCGCCGCCGAGGCCATCGACTCCGGCGCCGCCGAGGAGACGCTGGAGACGCTCCGGGACCCCGCGACGGCGACGCGATGA
- a CDS encoding VRR-NUC domain-containing protein, producing MAIRSIPDEVLSLSFEEVLEISFGRFRSVDLNPVELLFACTFLHNGWRVVRTPMNRNHPIAESNTVAIERATGVEDALFGSGVPDLFLWDTDGRHRFVEVKASEDSLNENQREWAETYDWELDIAQLAHADESLSDEEIMERNRLT from the coding sequence ATGGCGATCCGTTCCATTCCTGACGAGGTGCTGTCGCTCTCTTTTGAGGAAGTTCTGGAGATATCCTTTGGTAGGTTCAGAAGTGTAGACCTGAACCCCGTTGAACTCCTGTTTGCTTGTACGTTCTTACACAACGGCTGGCGAGTAGTTCGGACTCCGATGAATCGGAATCATCCGATAGCAGAGAGTAATACGGTGGCTATTGAGCGAGCTACCGGAGTAGAAGATGCGTTGTTTGGTTCTGGTGTGCCGGATCTTTTCCTTTGGGACACTGATGGAAGACATCGGTTTGTGGAGGTGAAAGCGAGTGAAGACTCGCTGAACGAGAATCAGAGAGAATGGGCCGAAACCTATGACTGGGAGCTCGATATTGCTCAATTAGCACATGCAGATGAGAGTCTATCGGACGAAGAAATAATGGAGAGAAACAGGCTAACGTAG
- a CDS encoding TetR/AcrR family transcriptional regulator, which yields MSEADGIVGANDTREEIMEATFRALSEHGYKDLRVRDIGEEMELSRQVIHYHFDGKYDLLSSFLKYVIDQYEGSVEVAEDMDPRSELDARIDQCLFGPEFEEFTHWDRMKVYHELYAHAQNDAEHRELFEEHYGRLRGSIVAVIEDGIEQGVFREVDAERMGQLITDVIHAARERRISLGHDDAPAEARAAIDEFVLDSLEQD from the coding sequence ATGAGCGAGGCAGACGGGATAGTCGGCGCAAACGACACCCGCGAGGAGATCATGGAGGCGACGTTCCGGGCGCTCAGCGAGCACGGGTACAAGGACCTGCGGGTGCGGGACATCGGCGAGGAGATGGAGCTGTCGCGGCAGGTCATCCACTACCACTTCGACGGGAAGTACGACCTGCTGTCGTCGTTCCTGAAGTACGTCATCGACCAGTACGAGGGCAGCGTCGAGGTCGCCGAGGACATGGACCCGCGGTCGGAGCTGGACGCGCGCATCGACCAGTGCCTGTTCGGGCCGGAGTTCGAGGAGTTCACGCACTGGGACCGGATGAAAGTCTACCACGAGCTGTACGCGCACGCGCAGAACGACGCCGAGCACCGCGAGCTGTTCGAGGAGCACTACGGCCGGCTCCGCGGCAGCATCGTCGCCGTCATCGAGGACGGCATCGAGCAGGGGGTCTTCCGCGAGGTGGACGCCGAGCGGATGGGCCAGCTCATCACGGACGTGATTCACGCGGCCCGCGAGCGCCGCATCTCGCTGGGGCACGACGACGCGCCCGCGGAGGCCCGCGCGGCCATCGACGAGTTCGTGCTGGACTCGCTGGAACAGGACTGA
- a CDS encoding NAD(P)/FAD-dependent oxidoreductase yields MADVAVVGGGPAGLSAAQFAAKNDLDTVVFDTDETWMHKAHLFNYPGVRSMDGMTFVDIAQKQAKARGADLHEGEEVTAVEQDGDGFAVTTADGEYEADYVVLATGGNRDLAEDLGCEFTDEDVVDVNLDMETSVDGVYATGAMGRPEKWQAAIAVGDGAAAVLDILSKEKGEYYHDFDMPSDVPEL; encoded by the coding sequence ATGGCAGACGTAGCAGTCGTCGGCGGCGGTCCCGCCGGCCTGTCCGCAGCACAGTTCGCCGCGAAGAACGACCTCGACACCGTCGTCTTCGACACCGACGAGACGTGGATGCACAAGGCCCACCTGTTCAACTACCCGGGCGTGCGCTCGATGGACGGGATGACGTTCGTCGACATCGCCCAGAAGCAGGCGAAGGCCCGCGGTGCCGACCTCCACGAGGGCGAGGAAGTCACCGCCGTTGAGCAGGACGGTGACGGCTTCGCTGTCACGACCGCGGACGGCGAGTACGAGGCCGACTACGTCGTCCTCGCGACCGGTGGCAACCGCGACCTCGCCGAGGACCTCGGCTGCGAGTTCACCGACGAGGACGTCGTCGACGTGAACCTCGACATGGAGACGTCCGTGGACGGCGTCTACGCGACCGGCGCGATGGGCCGCCCCGAGAAGTGGCAGGCTGCCATCGCCGTCGGCGACGGCGCGGCCGCCGTCCTCGACATCCTCTCGAAGGAGAAGGGCGAGTACTACCACGACTTCGACATGCCGTCGGACGTCCCCGAGCTGTAA
- a CDS encoding pirin family protein → MTANDASTTDGPVPGERVRHGTGVNSNRAFPTSHHPEHLDPFVLFERFYIDPDQGFPMHPHRGFEIVSYMIDGGMDHEDSLGVSNVAEEGEAMRITTGSGIRHSEFPAGGRGCNGLQLWVNLPREKKEVDPDYVDATQADLPTEEHDGATVTTVVGDDSPLSLHTPMEYLDVRVSDAYEWTVPEDWTGFVYGVAGEGTVAGDAFGEGDVFPVTDETAVELRTDADLRVVAVAGRPHDEPIQQRGPFVL, encoded by the coding sequence ATGACCGCCAACGACGCGTCGACGACCGACGGCCCCGTCCCCGGCGAGCGAGTGCGACACGGAACGGGCGTGAACTCGAATCGCGCGTTCCCGACGAGCCACCACCCCGAGCACCTCGACCCGTTCGTCCTCTTCGAGCGGTTCTACATCGACCCCGACCAGGGGTTCCCGATGCACCCCCACCGCGGCTTCGAAATCGTCTCGTACATGATCGACGGCGGGATGGACCACGAGGACTCGCTGGGCGTCAGCAACGTCGCCGAGGAGGGCGAGGCGATGCGCATCACGACCGGCAGCGGCATCCGCCACTCCGAGTTCCCCGCGGGCGGCCGCGGCTGCAACGGCCTCCAGCTGTGGGTGAACCTCCCGCGCGAGAAGAAGGAGGTCGACCCCGACTACGTGGACGCCACGCAGGCCGACCTGCCCACCGAGGAACACGACGGCGCGACGGTGACCACCGTCGTCGGCGACGACTCGCCGCTCTCGCTGCACACGCCCATGGAGTATCTGGACGTGCGCGTGTCGGACGCGTACGAGTGGACGGTCCCCGAGGACTGGACGGGCTTCGTCTACGGCGTCGCCGGCGAGGGGACCGTTGCCGGAGACGCGTTCGGCGAGGGCGACGTCTTCCCGGTCACCGACGAGACCGCGGTCGAACTCCGCACCGACGCCGACCTCCGCGTCGTCGCGGTCGCCGGCCGGCCACACGACGAGCCGATTCAGCAGCGCGGCCCGTTCGTCCTCTGA
- a CDS encoding aldehyde dehydrogenase family protein codes for MTTDLSIDADWSAQYIDGEWVPAESGETIAVEDPSTREVVADVPAATESDVDAAYEAAAEAQEEWAEAPPAQRSAVIQQFLQALQEHSEDVTSLLAHEVGGSQIMGETSIQIASDHAGEAATLPRRMKGEHADSNIPGKENIVERGPKGVVTVISPWNFPLNLSARAVLPAIAAGNSVVLKPSTNSPITGGLLFAKLFEQTDLPEGVVNVVTGRGSDIGDRVASHPESDVVSFTGSTEVGQHVAGLAGENLAVPAMELGGNNAFVVASDADVDRAVDAATFGSFVHQGQVCISINRHIVHEDVYDEYVRKLTERAEELAVGSAHEGDTVVGPIIDESQRDEMLEYVEQTVDAGATLETGGETADVEGVEDSLVVKPTVLSGVTNDMAAACNEHFGPIAPVIPFSDVDEAVEIANDTKYGLSGAVHAGDLSVAKDIAGRMETGNVHINDQPINDEAHVPFSGIGASGVGEYNSDAFLREITETKWISIQHEPRDYPL; via the coding sequence ATGACAACCGACCTGTCCATCGACGCCGACTGGAGCGCGCAGTACATCGACGGCGAGTGGGTACCCGCCGAGAGCGGGGAGACCATCGCCGTCGAGGACCCCTCGACGCGCGAGGTCGTCGCCGACGTCCCCGCCGCGACCGAGAGCGACGTCGACGCCGCCTACGAGGCGGCCGCCGAAGCCCAGGAGGAGTGGGCGGAGGCCCCGCCCGCGCAGCGCTCGGCGGTAATCCAGCAGTTCCTGCAGGCCCTGCAGGAGCACTCCGAGGACGTCACCAGCCTGCTGGCCCACGAGGTCGGCGGCTCCCAGATCATGGGCGAGACGTCCATCCAAATCGCCTCCGACCACGCCGGCGAGGCCGCCACGCTCCCCCGACGCATGAAGGGCGAGCACGCCGACTCGAACATCCCCGGCAAGGAGAACATCGTCGAGCGCGGGCCGAAGGGTGTTGTCACGGTCATCTCGCCGTGGAACTTCCCTCTGAACCTGAGCGCGCGAGCGGTCCTGCCCGCCATCGCCGCCGGGAACAGCGTCGTCCTCAAGCCCTCCACGAACTCCCCCATCACGGGCGGCCTGCTGTTCGCGAAGCTCTTCGAGCAGACCGACCTCCCCGAGGGCGTCGTGAACGTCGTCACCGGCCGCGGCTCCGACATCGGTGACCGCGTCGCCAGCCACCCCGAGAGCGACGTCGTCTCCTTCACCGGCTCCACGGAGGTCGGCCAGCACGTCGCCGGCCTCGCCGGCGAGAACCTCGCCGTCCCGGCGATGGAGCTCGGCGGCAACAACGCGTTCGTCGTCGCCAGCGACGCCGACGTGGACCGCGCCGTCGACGCCGCGACATTCGGTTCGTTCGTCCACCAGGGGCAGGTCTGCATCTCCATCAACCGCCACATCGTCCACGAGGACGTCTACGACGAGTACGTCCGGAAGCTCACCGAGCGCGCCGAGGAGCTGGCCGTCGGGAGCGCCCACGAGGGCGACACCGTGGTCGGCCCCATCATCGACGAGTCCCAGCGCGACGAGATGCTCGAATACGTCGAGCAGACCGTTGACGCCGGCGCGACGCTGGAGACCGGCGGTGAGACCGCCGACGTGGAGGGCGTCGAGGACTCGCTGGTCGTCAAGCCCACCGTGCTCTCCGGCGTGACCAACGACATGGCAGCCGCGTGCAACGAGCACTTCGGCCCCATCGCGCCCGTCATCCCGTTCAGCGACGTGGACGAAGCCGTCGAAATCGCCAACGACACGAAGTACGGCCTCTCCGGCGCCGTCCACGCGGGCGACCTCTCGGTCGCGAAGGACATCGCCGGCCGCATGGAGACCGGCAACGTCCACATCAACGACCAGCCCATCAACGACGAGGCCCACGTGCCGTTCAGCGGCATCGGCGCGTCCGGCGTCGGCGAGTACAACAGCGACGCGTTCCTCCGCGAAATCACGGAGACGAAGTGGATTTCCATCCAGCACGAGCCCCGCGACTACCCGCTGTAA
- a CDS encoding anaerobic glycerol-3-phosphate dehydrogenase subunit C, with product MSDSQSTDFDPVAPNAGEDFEPVDVFDDSDDFDLRPGADSCYKCSTCDTNCPVAEVDDDFPGPKFQGPEQWRLKRRDDDHSVDDSVMDCSNCMRCDNACPSGVGLSQMHNTARGEYVSEEMDKLSVEYVRNRLLANYRKSAWLASKVPRLANAAANFGPARWLGEKLLGVTGEREFPDFATETFTEWWAAQGGAAGSKERAREARERRGEPRDADKKVAYFHGCYAEYNTPEVAKALVRVYEHFGYEIVVPEQGCSGTPMFANGMLDDARRDAEVNVSSFADLVEEGYDAIASCTSCSMAIRQEYPELFDIDGIEDVAANTFESVEYLRIHEDLEGELADADVGDDLAAEFAYHAPCHARNQGLDRQAVELFGDLDGVGVEDVGDSCSGISGTYGWKAEKYETSMKIGDEMFDHMEAAEGETGMTECPTCAMQMEHGTGYDVRHPLELLEAAVVA from the coding sequence ATGAGCGACAGCCAATCCACCGACTTCGACCCAGTGGCACCGAACGCCGGCGAGGACTTCGAGCCCGTGGACGTCTTCGACGACAGCGACGACTTCGACCTACGCCCGGGCGCGGACTCCTGTTACAAGTGCTCGACGTGCGACACCAACTGCCCGGTCGCGGAGGTCGACGACGACTTCCCCGGGCCGAAGTTCCAGGGGCCCGAGCAGTGGCGGCTCAAGCGCCGCGACGACGACCACAGCGTCGACGACTCGGTGATGGACTGCTCGAACTGCATGCGCTGTGACAACGCGTGTCCGTCGGGCGTGGGGCTCTCCCAGATGCACAACACCGCGCGCGGCGAGTACGTCAGCGAGGAAATGGACAAGCTCTCGGTGGAGTACGTCCGCAACCGCCTGCTCGCGAACTACCGGAAGTCCGCGTGGCTGGCGAGCAAGGTGCCGCGGCTCGCGAACGCCGCCGCGAACTTCGGGCCGGCGCGCTGGCTCGGCGAGAAACTGCTGGGCGTCACCGGGGAGCGCGAGTTCCCCGACTTCGCCACGGAGACGTTCACCGAGTGGTGGGCCGCACAGGGCGGCGCCGCCGGCTCGAAGGAGCGCGCCCGCGAGGCCCGCGAGCGCCGCGGCGAACCCCGGGACGCCGACAAGAAGGTCGCGTACTTCCACGGCTGCTACGCCGAGTACAACACCCCGGAGGTGGCGAAGGCGCTGGTGCGCGTCTACGAGCACTTCGGCTACGAAATCGTCGTCCCGGAGCAGGGCTGTTCGGGCACGCCGATGTTCGCCAACGGGATGCTCGACGACGCGCGCCGCGACGCCGAAGTGAACGTCTCGTCGTTCGCGGACCTCGTGGAGGAGGGCTACGACGCTATCGCCTCCTGCACGTCGTGCTCGATGGCGATTCGCCAGGAGTACCCCGAACTGTTCGACATCGACGGCATCGAGGACGTCGCCGCGAACACGTTCGAGTCCGTGGAGTACCTCCGCATCCACGAGGACCTCGAAGGCGAGCTCGCGGACGCCGACGTCGGCGACGACCTCGCCGCGGAGTTCGCGTACCACGCGCCCTGCCACGCCCGCAATCAGGGGCTGGACCGGCAGGCCGTCGAACTGTTCGGCGACCTCGACGGCGTCGGCGTCGAAGACGTGGGGGACTCCTGCTCGGGCATCTCCGGGACGTACGGCTGGAAGGCCGAGAAGTACGAGACCTCCATGAAAATCGGCGACGAGATGTTCGACCACATGGAGGCCGCCGAGGGCGAGACCGGGATGACCGAGTGCCCGACGTGCGCGATGCAGATGGAGCACGGCACCGGCTACGACGTCCGGCACCCGCTGGAACTGCTGGAAGCAGCGGTCGTCGCGTGA